Below is a genomic region from Fusobacterium nucleatum.
TAGTCCTTTCTTATGTCCTATTGAATTTATTTTTTCCAATGGTATTTCAATTTGTTTTAATCCAAATATCATTCCTTTATCTAAAAAAATTACTCTTTTATTTGTTGAAACAATCAACCAAGTATTATTATTTAGAAATCCTGAAGTTGCATAAGTTATTACTTCATTATCCTGAATAATATTAGGGAGTTCTTTTACTTCTTTTTTAGTTCCAAAAAAATCTTTTGCACCACATTCTTTTAACATTAATTGAATTTCTTCTAAACTTTTCATTTTCCCTCCTAATAAAAAAATTTTAATATTTTATTTTAATTATTCACTGGAAATAATTCTCTAAAAAATTTAATAACTATGCATTTTATATATGCCCATTTAAGCCTTTTAGCATCAATAGAGTTTGGAAAAACATCAATAGCTGCTTTATAATAATTAATTTGTTCATCTAGAAATTCAGAAGTATCACCTAATACAATAAAAAATTCTTGTTCTTCTTCAGGAGTCCATTCATAGTAAGGTAAACTTTCTAAAATAAAATTATGTAGTCTTAGTTTATAAGTAATAAGATTTTTAATGTAATAATAATTACACATATTCTCATAGATATTTAAAATTTTTTCTTTTGGTAAAATATTTTGACTAACTGTATAATCTCCATCAACAAAAATATTATTATTTCCAATCTCACTTTCATAACAACGTATCCCCATTTTTCTCCTCCCTTATTCTATGTTATTTTTTTAATAATGAATTGTAGATATTTCTTATACTTTCAGCATCAACTTCATTTAATTTTGTTAGATCAAGTGACATATTTTTTTCATTTTTTTCGGTTATTTGTGTAATAGTAGAACTAGAAATATTCCCTCCTACCATAATATTATTATTCCCAATTTTAGTGTTAATAAAATTAAAATCTCCCATTTTTTTATTTTTTACAATATCATCTTCAGGAAGTAAATATCCAATAATCCAATAAAATTGTTTATAGTGAACTCCTAATGCTTTTGCCAATTGAATTAAATATATAGGGTTTACTCTTTTTGATTTTCCATACATTATTTCATTTAAAGTTTTTGCATTAACTCCACTTTTTTTTGATAATTGATTAAATCCCAAATTTTTTTCTTGTCTTAAATTATCAATATAAGTTCCTAATTCTTTTATTTTTTCATCCATATTTAACCTCCCTTTTTTTGTTTTATTTTATAATTTTTATTTACATAAGTAAACGATTTTCTAAAAAAAGTGTTGACAAAAGTAAATAGATAGTTTATATTTACCTTAGTAAGTATTTACGATTGTAAATATAAATAAAAGGAGGTAAATGTGAATAATTTGGATATTGAGAAGTTTATAAAAATTAAATGTATTGAAGAAAATATAAAAATTAGTCAACTTGCAGGTAAACTTAGTATGTCAAGACAATTAATGTGGCATCACATAAAAAAGAAAAATAAAGATGTTTTAAAGCAGGTTGAAAGTATTCTAAAAATTCCTGAAAATACATTAAAAGATTTGAAAGTAATAACTTAAAAAGTTATTAAAAATGGAGATGGAAAATGAAAAAATATATAAAAAAAAATCTAGGAAAAAATAAATTAAAAATCGTAGCAAATACTTATATAAAAAATCGAATATATCTTATAAAAGATATTAAAAGAAATTTAAATGGTCAATATCCACCAAATTTAAATTCAACAAAGTTATTGCTCCAATTTTTAATTTGCCGAATAAAAATTGATCGCATTTTAAGAATAAAAAAATCAGAAAGAAGTAGAAAAAAAAATCAGAAACTCAATGTACTGCTTAGAAAAGATAAAAAATTAGGAGTTTTAGTTTTTTCTTAAATCTAAAATAAAACTAGCTTTTTCTAGTGATTTATAGTTATTTCCTTTTCCAAGAATTATTCCTAATATTTTTGTTTCAATAGAAAGTGTGAGTTCCCCAAGATAAGCTTCATCATTAAGATAAAGTGTTCCTGTTCTAAAAAAACTATCTTTAAGATAATAATTAATTAATTTTAAATTTTCTTTATTTAAATCATTATATTCATCTAGCAATTTAAACCTATATGAATTGGGGATACTACCACTTTTTATTTTTTCTACATTAGCTATAATTCCAATCATTTTTGATTCTGAACCCCAAAAAATAATTTTAGCTGTTAGCATAAAAATCAACTCCTAAAATAAAAATAATCTTTGAATAGCATGGCTCACAAACTGCTTCCCCAAGCATTCTAAACTTGTGGGCTGTGCTATTGAAAGATTAAATTATTCATGAGTAGCATTTTCATTATCTGGAATATACTCAATTAAATCTTGTGTATTACAACAAAGTAATTCACAAAACTTATTAAGGTGTTCTGGATTAATTCTTGTTATTGTTCCGTGATAATATTTTCCCATAACAGTTGGAGTAATGCCTACATATTGGCTAACTGTTTTTTGAGAAAGTCTTTTTTCAGCCATTTTGATATGTATTTTGAATTTTATCATATAATATCCTCCTTATTAATATTATTTTTTACTATTATAGCAGATATTTAAAAACATTTAAAGTATTTTAAATAATTTTAAAAGTTATTTTTTTACTTGACAAATGATTTTAAATGTTTTATTATAACAATATAAATTATTTAATAATTTTTATAATTATAAAATAATTTATAGAAGTATTAAAAATAAAAAGGAGATTTTATAGAAAACAACATAAGGAAGTGTAATGATCAAAAATTTTTTACTTATTTGTTTCTTAATAACTATTTGTTTTTTAACTAATTTAATACTTTATTTGATTACTTGGTATTTGTTAGGTAAGAAAATTAAAAAGTTTTTAGATGAGTGTAAAAATGATTTGAAGTTATGGAGAAAATAAAAAAAGAGCCACCGACCAAAGTACTCTTTTCTTTCAAAGAAGTAATTATAAATAATTGACTCCCTTGTTGATAATAATTATAACACAATTATTATTATATTACAAGATATTTCTATATTTCTCCAACAAAAATAGGAGGAAAAATTTATGAGAGTATCAGAATTAGAAAAACTAATTAACAAGTATGGAGAAACAACAAAATTTATTGAAATTAAGGATGAACTTAAGAAAATGGGCTATCCTTGTAACATCAAAGTAGGCGATAAAAATGCCTAAGAAAAAAGATAAAATACCTGAAAATTTTAGAACTATTTATATCATAACTAATGCTGATAAAACTATTCTTTCAGCATTTAGTTCTGAAGAAGAAGCAAAAAAAGAAATTGATTTTAAATATTCAATTCTTCCAGAAAAATTTAATATTCAACCTTGCTGTTTGAACATTGATAAAAGTTTTGCTGAAGAAATTAAAAAAAGATTTTAAGGAGTTTAAAAATGGAAAAAGATTTGTATTTCAAAGATGAAGAAGCTAAATATATTTTTTACTTGGTAGAAATAGGTGGAAAAATTCAAATGGATCTATTAGGGATAAAAAGAATCCATTACATAAATAAAGATATGGCTAAAAGTTGGTATGAAGAAATTAGTAATAAAATTATAAATTCTAAGCATCCAAAATTAATGGAAGCAATGAAAGAACTTGAAAAACTTTATAAAGGAATGAAGTAATTAATTAAAGAAAGGATAATATTATGAAAGGTAAAGAATATATTGAAAAGAAAGTAGAAAAACTTGAAGATTTGAGAAGACAGCTTCTAAAAGAATATCAAGATAAGTTAGATAATGGCTATGAAGATGAAGTTCTTTGGCAATATATAAGCACAAAGAACATTGAAATTTGGACTTTAAAAGATATTTTAAATGATTAATTGGAGGCTTAAATGTATATAAAAGATAGAAAAAAAATAGAAAAAGCATTAGCAAATTTAATAAATGAAATGATAACACAAGAAATGATTGAAGAAAATAAAAAAGAAACTGCTGATCAGTTATTAGCAGCTAGAGAATATGAAATAAGACAAATTTGTGAAGAAGTTGCTCTGCAATATTCACTGATTAAAAAACCAATTTATTAAAAAACAAGGAGCTGGATAAAATGCAAGAAAAAACATTTAAGCAGTTATTGATGTCCAGTAACTATTACACATTAAATAAACAAATTGTTAAAGAACTTGGGATAGAATCAGCATTTTTACTAACAATCTTAATTGAAGCTAGTGATGGATTAGCAGATAATGAAGGTTGGTTCTATCAAACCATAGAAAAAATTGGAGAACTTACAGGGCTTGGTAGACACAAGCAAGATAAGATAATCAAAGAATTAATTGATTTAAAAATATTGGAACAAAAAAATAAAGGAGTTCCCTGCAAAAGATATTTTAAAGTCAATTATGAAATAATTGAAAATCTAGTTTTCCAAAATCAGCAATCTAGTTTGTCTGAAAACGGCAAACTGGATTGTCAAAAAAAGACAAACTATCCTGCTAAAAATAGTCAAACTAGTTTGTCTGAAAACGGCAACAATAAAGAATATATAATAAATAACTTAAATAAAAAATTAAATCATAAAGAACATAATAAATCATATGAGTGTTCTGAAGATTTAAAAAAAATAAAAGAATGGTTCAAAGAAAATAAAATTGATTTTTCTAAGAAGCATGAAAATAAAATTATTGAGTTATTAAAGATTAACTCTTTGGGATATCTTTTAAAACTCTTCCAAGAACAAATGGATATTTTAAAAAATAAACCAGGAGTAAAAAATATAGCTGCTATTTTCTCTAATCATCTTTTTAAAGGGACTACTGAAATTAACCTTAAAGAAATTGAAAATAGAGAAATTGAACAGGAAAATTTAAAAAAAGAAGAAAAAAAGGAGAGTGAAAGAAATGAAAAATGTCTTAAGATTTTTTGGGAGCTTCCCCTAGAAGAACAAGAAAAGATAGAGAATGAAATTTTAAAAAATAATAATATTAATCATTTTCTTGAATTAAAAAAGAATAGCACAGTTATGTATTATAGATTAATTACTCCGTTCATTTCTAAATATATTCAAGAAAAAAATTAGCTAGATTTAATTTACTTTTGATATTTGAAAGGGGGATTATGAAAAATCCAAAAGAAAAACCAAAAATAATAGAGGTAAAAACTCCTAAGATAGTTGAAGTTGAAAGACCTACTATAAAGGAAGTTGAGTGATGTTATGAGTGAATCTATAAAAATTAATATGCCTTTTGATAAATGGTGCAGAATTCAAAAAGATTTTGAAGAACTTAACTCCAAGCTTCCAGAGGACAAAAAATTAGATTTTGAAAAATATAAATATTGCTACAACTGGGGTAGATTATCTTTTGACCTATATTGTATAGGAGCTGGAATAAAAGAAGCACTTAGAGAACCTGAATTTTATAACAAGAAGGAGATTAAATAGTGAAATTAAGAGGTAAAATTTACAGCATTGTTACTGGTGGAGTTTATAAAGTTTTAAACATAAACTTTGAAAGTAGAAAAATAACAGGAATAAACAAAAATGAAGAACTAACTTTTGAATTTAAAGATGTCATTTGGTTGGAGAGTACAGGAATAAAAGAAGATAAAAAATATATATACACAGATGATTATCTATTAGCAACAAAAGATGAAAATTTAATTTTATGTGGAATTGTAAAAAGAAGAAAAGATGGAGTATTTGTATTAGAAAATAAAAAACAACATAAAAGTATTCCATTAATAGAGTTGAAAGCTAGTGGAGTAAAATTAATAAATTTACAAAATTATAAAATTTATTTTGCAAAAAAGAACAATAAAACAATTAAAAAATAGGAGGAGATTATGGGAGTCGTACTTGTAAAAAATAATAAAGGTGGAGTAGGTAAAAGCTGGATAGCTTTACAATTAGCAGCATACAAAGCCTTTCAAAATGAAAAAGTCTTGATATTAACTTCAGACTCTCAGAATAATATTTTAAATTATTCTGGAATAAAAATTAAAGATACTAATAAAAAAGGACTTGAAGATTTATTGGAAGGGAAGAATTATGAATTGACAAAATTAAGACCCAATTTATTTTTCTTGCATCTTCAAGACTATAAAGTAAAAGGGAATCTTGATGAAAAATTTAAGAAACAAATTAATAATCTGAAAAAGGAATTTAAACATATCATCATAGATGGTTCTCCAGTTATGAATTTGGACAATGTCTTTGTTGATGTAGCTGAACATATAATTGTTCCAACTTTCTTGGACTCAGTTACAACAAACTCTATTTTAAACTTACTTAAAAAAACGGATATATCTAAAATTAGAGCTGTCATTCCAAATAGGGTAGGAAGAACTGCAATAGAGAAGAACTTTTATTCTTTTTTAAAAGAAAAGTTAAATCGTTCAGGAGTATTTTTATCTATTCCAATTAAGCAATCTTCAATAATCTTAAACTTAATTGAAAAAGGTACTCTACTTTGGGAAAGAAGAGCTCAAGAATTAGAGCAAATAAAAAATGTTTTTATAAAAGTGTGGGGTGAAATAGAAGATGAGTAATGAAAATAATGTAATGAAAGCATTTGAAGATGCAATAGCTGGAAGTCAATTAAGAAAATTTGATTTCGGAAGTTACGAAATTTCTGATGTTGAAAAACAACAAGTTGAAGAACATGAAGCAAAAATTTTAAATACTTTTAGAAAATATAAAAATAATTTATTTGATATCTGTAGTTCATTAGCTGAGATAGAAAAAATATTAAAACCTTCTGGAAGTTTTATGGCTTGGTATGAAAGTGCAGGTCTTACGAAAGATATGGTTTCTGTATTTCTAAAAAGATGGAACTTATATTCTTACTTTCCTGACTATAAAGATAAAATATTTAGTTTGTCAGATCAGGCTATAAAAGTTTTATCTCATAATTCATTAGGTTTTGATGATGTTCAAGCAGTTTTAAGTACAGATGTTTTAAAAGTTAAAGAAATAAGAGAGCTTCTAGCTCCACCAAAAGCAGAAGAAAAAGTTGAAGTTAAAGTTAAAGAACAAAAATATTTTAATTTCAATAAAATCAAAAAAATGGAAAAAAGAGTTAAGAAGTTAAAAGATGAGGAAAAAGAGAAATATAAAAAAGAATTGACTGAATATATCAACAGTCTACAAAAACTTATGGAGGAACTATGATTGATAAAAAAACTTTAATAGAAAAAGCAGAAGCAACTATTAAATATAATGAATCATTGATTAATGATGATGCAGCTGTTGCTATGTTAGGAATTGCAAGAATTGTTAGTTTAAGAAATGAAGTAGAGGAACTTAAAGTTTTCATAAAGGTTTTAAACAGATTAGTCTAAAAAAGACTTTATCATTTTACACTGCAAATAACTTGCTCGTGTTGATAAAGCCCCGAAACAGTTTTATTTTACAAGAAGTTGTTTGCAGTGTCAATACATTTTAGGAGAATAAGATGTTAAAAATAAGAAAAATAGAAAATATAAAAGATAAATTTGGAATATTTAAAAAGAAAGTAAGTAGACCAATTTTATATAAAGAAATTTATGGAATAAATCAGTTAAGTGCTTGTAATAGAAATGGTTCATATTCAAGTTGGGACTTCACTGGAACAATAAATGAAGTTAATGAATATGAAAAGAGATGGTGTAGTAAAGGAACAAATGGTTTTGACTTTATAGGAGTAGAAATTTTAAAAGGTTTCCAAGGACAATCAAATTATTATGGTTGGATATAGAGGAGGATTAATGCTAGAAATAAGAAAAATATGGGGAGATACTTACCTTGTCAATGGAGAGTATTTAACACAAGATTTTAATCAAGCTGTTGTACTAGCTTATGAAAAGAAAAAAATGAAAAATTTTGAAGTAGATTATATAGAAATTAGCTTTTTGGAAAATTTAAAAAATAAAATAAATTTTATATTTAAACTTTTAGAAAGTTGGATGTGATTCTATGGATATTTTAAAACTAGCTTTGGCTGCTCTTATTGCAGAGAAAGGTGTCAAGAATGAGGAAAGCAAAGAAAACAGAGAAAAGGGAAATAAAAATAAATGAAAAAAAAGAAATTGAAATAATTAAAAAACCAGCTGATGAAAAACTTCTTGCTACAAAGTTTGCTACGACTCTTTTAAATATCTCAATTGTTTGTCAAAAACATAAAGAAGTTTGGGATAAAGAAGTTAAGGAAAATCAAGGTTATATCAAATTTGATAAATTGATGCTAATTAGTAAGACAAGAGCAATAGCAGATAAAATTTTTAATAATTATTTTGAGTCTGAAGATGAAGGAGAAGATGTTGAAAGCAACTTATTTTATAGAGATGTGATTGGAAAACAAACTGAAAAATGTCTTAATGGAATTAGTGAAAAATTGATTTTAACTCTTGATGATATTAAACAAAGGCTTCCAGCTGGTTTCATGGGAACACTTGGTTCATGGGCTAGAATGGTAAAGGATTTAAATACTGCTAAAATGAGAGGGATTGCTAGAAAGATCGGAATTGATGAAAAAGAATTAAATAAATTATTTGATTTATCTAATAAATATATGAATTGGGTATATCAAGATATAGCAATTCCTGAACTTTTATAGGAGGAATAATGAAAATAAGAGTTAATCAATTTTATGAAAATGTTGATTGTCCTCGTGAATTTATCTGTGCACATTGTGGAGCTCATGTTTATATTACTGATACTAAAGATAAGAGAGTTAAGTACTGTTCTGCTACTTGTGAAAAGCAATACTGGAGAGACAAGAGCAAAGCTGATGCAGCATATAAAAAGAGAAGTAAAGAAAAAACAATAGGTATGAGAAATTATAGTAAAAAAGAAATGGCTATTAAACTCTATAAAGAGAAAAAAGAAGCAGAAGAATTTGAGTGGAAAGAAAGAGGTAAAAATGAGTAATGGCTAAAAAGAAATCTAAGACACATGAAATGTATGATAAAGTTGCAAGTTTTATAAAAAGTCAGTGTAATGACAATTTTACTTTAAAAACTTCTTTAAATGAAATTGCAGATAAAGTTTTAGAAATAGAAAAAATGTATTTTAAAAAGAAAAAATACGATATTAGACATGAAAATATAATAGAAATCATTTGTTATGAACTAGTTTTTAAAGCTAATAAAATAAGGTTAAGTTCTTTAAATTATTGGGACTTAGTAGAGATAATAAACAAATGGTTTTTTAAAGCAAAAATAGAATTAGTATCAATGGTAGACTCTCCTCATACAGGATATATGGATAATATAAAAGAAGTTTATCTAAAAGCTACACCAGGATTAGAAGAATTTGACAATTTAGTAAAAACTTATTTTGAACTTATAAGACTAAAAAATTCTGGACTTGATGTTAATAAGTTTTTAGAAGATACCAATAATCAATTATGTTCATATCCAAATAATTTCTATTTTAAGTCACCATATTTCTGTAACTTATTGACAGAAATTATTGTTGAAGCAGGAGAAAAAAAGGAGAAAAAACTTATTTAAATAGGAGAGGGGATAAAAATGGATAATAAAGAAAATTTTGAAAGAAAAGAAGAAATAAAAGAAAAACTTGAAAAAATTGTAGAAAATCTGACTAAAAAAGCATTTGAAGAAGTTTTACTTGAACAATATTATGAAGTTGCAGAAAAATGTATAAATGAAAAACCTTATAATATTGAAAATCATTTGACTATGATAGGTTTTGCATTTGAAACAAATAAAATCATTTCTCTAATTAAAGATGAAAAAATAAAAGAAAAATATGACGAAAAAGGTCAAATGATATGGGATAAATGGCAGGAAAAAATTAAGAGTACTGTAAATGGCTTTGATTTAATGCAAGCCATAAATAAAACTATGGAAAAAGAAACTAAAAATTAGGAGGATAAAATGGAGGATAACTTAAACCTTTTTGGATTTGGACAGCTTCCTAAAAAAGAAATAGTTAGAGAAGCTTCTATCAAAAATATAGTAAAAAAAATACAAGATCTCGATCATAAATATAACTATGATGAAATATTCTTTGATTGGGTAAGATGTATGTTTTATACTTATGCAAATACTTGCAATAAAGTAGGTTATTCAGATAGGGAAGAAAAATTTAAAAGAATAGTAGATAAACATGGTAAAGAAGTAATTGAAATTTTTCTTGAATGTCATGCTGAACTGGTAATGTTATTTGAAAAAGAAATAGATGATTACTTAGGCAAAATATATCATGAATTAGGTATTCACAATAAAATGAAAGGTCAATTTTTTACACCATTTCATCTTTCAAAACTTATGGCAGAAACAAGAGTTAATGAATTAATAAAAGAATTAAATTCAAAAAAAAGAATAAAAATAACTGATGCTGCATGTGGTTCAGGTTGTTTAATGCTAGGAATATTAGCAGTATTAAAAGAAAAAGGAATTAATTATCAAAAAAGAATTTTTATTAATTGTAGTGATTTAGATGAAAATACTATTCAAATGGCTTATGTTCAGTTGACTATTGTTGGAGCTAAAGCAAAATGTGAAAACAAAAATTCTTTAACAGGAGAAATATTTGGAAGATGGGATACATTTAATTATAGCATTAGTGGCAATACAAGTTTAGATTTAGAGGTTGATTATGGAAGATATAAAGAATAGCATTATAAATCAAATAACTTTTGAAATTGATAAAAATAATAATTTTAATTCTGAAGATATAGAAAGAATTAAAAATATTATCATTATTCAATTAAAAGATTATGATATTGTCTCAAAAAAATATGAAATAGTAGTTTCTGATAGAACAAATGCAGAACTATGGAAAAAATTTTTTCTAACAAAGAAAGCTGAAAATCTAAGTGACAAAAGTTTACTATACTATAAAAATTCTCTTGAATTATTTTCTCTCTTTATAAAAAAATCTTTTTTAAAAGTTACTACGGATGATATTAGATTGTACTTAGCTGTAGAAAGAGAAAAGAACCAGCAGAAAGCTGTTTCAATAGATAATATTAGAAGAATTTTAAATTCTTTCTTTTCATTTTTAAATGAAGAAGAATATATTTCTAATAATCCAGTTAAAAGAATTAAAAAAGTTAAAGGTCAAAAAACTGAAAAAACTGCATTTACACAATTAGAATTAGAAAAACTCAGAATGGCTTGTGAAAACTCATTAGAAAAAGCAATAATGGAAGTACTTATATCTAGTGCTATCCGTGCAACAGAATTGGCTAATATAAAAATTAGAGATATTGACTTTGAAAAAAATGAGATAAAAATTATTAGAAAAGGAAATAAAGAAGGAGTTGCTTTCATGAGTACAATTGCAGCACTTGCAATAAAAAAATATATTAGTGAAAGAGGAAATTACAATACTCCTTATTTGTGGGTGGTTGATGGGCATATGTATAAATCTTATAAAAATCAAACTTTAGGTAGTAAGATTGAAACTGAAGGATTTAGAAGAGTATTAAAATCAATTGCAACTAGAGCAAAAGTTGAAAATGTTCATCCTCATAGATTTAGAAGAACATTTGCAACAATGGCACTAAAAAAAGGAATGGATGTTGAAGAAATTCAACAAGTTTTAGGACATCAAAACATAAATACAACTATGATTTATGTTAATGTAGATAAATCTAGTGTTAAAGAAAAATATAAGAATATAGTTGGTGGTTAGAATGGAAGCAATATCTTTAAAAAATGATACTTTTTTAAGAGATTATATAAGAAATAATCTCATGAAAAAACATAAGACATTAAGTCAAAGATTACAAATAGAAACTTCAGATATAAAAGAATTACAAAAAGAATTATTTTGTGAGTTATTTGATAATTATGGAATCTATGAAATAGATAAAGTTGCTAAAGAAATGGGTTATCCATACGATAGCATATTTATTAAAAAATTGATTGAATGTGATGCAGATAAAATTATTGAAGAAAGAAGAGATAAAGAGTTTGAAGAACAATATATAATAGAACATTTGAAAGAAAAATCTTCTGTCTTAGCTAAAAAATTATTTCTTTCAATACAAGAAGTAAGGAACGTTAAAAAGAATTTTTTAGAAAATTTAATTTTATCATATCCTTTATTACATTACTCTAAATTAGCTGAGAAAATAAATTGTACTCATTCAAAATTCAGCAGAATATGTAGAGAATGCAGAATAAACTTAATCGGTGACATAAAAATAGCAAGAGATAATTCTGTAAATTTAATTGAATTAAAATTAAAAATACAAGAAGGTTTTTCTTTTGATAAATTGAAAAAATATTTTGGCTTAGGAGATGATAGACTTAAAAGAATCTTAGAGCAAAACAAATTAGAACTTTTAAATCAAAGGAAAGTGCTTCGTGATGAAGATAAAGAAAATATAGTTATAGATTATAATAATGGTGTTTCTATAGCCAAAATAATGGAAAAATATCACACAAGTGAAAGTAGAATTAAAAAGATTTTAACAGCTAAATGTATTTTTGACAAAAAAAATTATGAATTAAATGACGCTGAAATAAATTTTTTAAAAGAGAATGCTCCAAATATGACATTGAAAGAACTATCAATGAAACTAGGGAGAAAAGGAAGTACATTAAGAACAATCTTGGGAATTTTAAAAATAAAATATAAAGCAAGAAACTGTAAAGGTGAACTTTGGGAATGGAAAGGTTTTAATGGATAAAAAATAGGAGGAATTTAAAAATGAAAAATACACTAAATGATTTAAATAACTACTTGTTTGCACAATTAGAAAGATTAGATGAAGAAGATATAAGCGAGGAAAAATTAAATTCTGAAATTATGAGAGCAAAAGCAATAGTTGGAGTAGCTTCTGCTATCATAAGTAATGCTGATGTTGCAATGCAAGCAATGAGAGTAAAAGAAGGTATAGCAACTAGTGAAGGTCTTAAACTTCCAAAAATGTTAGAGGACTAAAATGAGAAGAAAATTTAAAACAGAAGAATTTGATTTTTTAAAAAGTTTTAAAGGAACTAAAAATAGAAATGAGTTATTAGAATTATTCAATAATAGTTTTGAAAAAATAACTTCAACACAATTAGAGACTTTGCTCCATAGATATAAAATACCTTTTAAAAAATTACCTTCTTATACTTTTAAGAAAGGACACACTCCTTGGAATAAAGGTAAGAAAACAGGAATAAGACCTCCTAATCTTTTTAAAAAAGGAAATGTAACCTGGAACACAAGAGAGCTTTATTCAGAAAGAATTGATAGAGATGGTTATACATATATAAAACTAATAAATAAAAAGAAATGGAAGTTAAAACATCGATGGATTTGGGAACAAAAATATGGAGAAATCCCAGCAGATCATGTGATAATTTTTGCTGATGGTAATAAAAAAAATTTTAATATAGAAAATTTAATTTTAGTATCAAGAAAAGAACTAGCCGTTTTAAATAAAAATAAATTATTAAGAGATAATGCTGAGTTAACAAATATTGGAATAGCAATAGCAAAAATAAAAATTGCTATTGCTGATAAAAAAAGAAAAAAAGAGGAGAAAAAATGAAAGAATTTAAAATGAAAGCCTGGTTAAAAAAAGAAAAGAAGATGGTTGCTATT
It encodes:
- a CDS encoding ParA family protein, giving the protein MGVVLVKNNKGGVGKSWIALQLAAYKAFQNEKVLILTSDSQNNILNYSGIKIKDTNKKGLEDLLEGKNYELTKLRPNLFFLHLQDYKVKGNLDEKFKKQINNLKKEFKHIIIDGSPVMNLDNVFVDVAEHIIVPTFLDSVTTNSILNLLKKTDISKIRAVIPNRVGRTAIEKNFYSFLKEKLNRSGVFLSIPIKQSSIILNLIEKGTLLWERRAQELEQIKNVFIKVWGEIEDE
- a CDS encoding helix-turn-helix domain-containing protein, with the protein product MIKFKIHIKMAEKRLSQKTVSQYVGITPTVMGKYYHGTITRINPEHLNKFCELLCCNTQDLIEYIPDNENATHE
- a CDS encoding helix-turn-helix domain-containing protein, which translates into the protein MDEKIKELGTYIDNLRQEKNLGFNQLSKKSGVNAKTLNEIMYGKSKRVNPIYLIQLAKALGVHYKQFYWIIGYLLPEDDIVKNKKMGDFNFINTKIGNNNIMVGGNISSSTITQITEKNEKNMSLDLTKLNEVDAESIRNIYNSLLKK
- a CDS encoding tyrosine-type recombinase/integrase — translated: MEDIKNSIINQITFEIDKNNNFNSEDIERIKNIIIIQLKDYDIVSKKYEIVVSDRTNAELWKKFFLTKKAENLSDKSLLYYKNSLELFSLFIKKSFLKVTTDDIRLYLAVEREKNQQKAVSIDNIRRILNSFFSFLNEEEYISNNPVKRIKKVKGQKTEKTAFTQLELEKLRMACENSLEKAIMEVLISSAIRATELANIKIRDIDFEKNEIKIIRKGNKEGVAFMSTIAALAIKKYISERGNYNTPYLWVVDGHMYKSYKNQTLGSKIETEGFRRVLKSIATRAKVENVHPHRFRRTFATMALKKGMDVEEIQQVLGHQNINTTMIYVNVDKSSVKEKYKNIVGG
- a CDS encoding HNH endonuclease signature motif containing protein, with translation MRRKFKTEEFDFLKSFKGTKNRNELLELFNNSFEKITSTQLETLLHRYKIPFKKLPSYTFKKGHTPWNKGKKTGIRPPNLFKKGNVTWNTRELYSERIDRDGYTYIKLINKKKWKLKHRWIWEQKYGEIPADHVIIFADGNKKNFNIENLILVSRKELAVLNKNKLLRDNAELTNIGIAIAKIKIAIADKKRKKEEKK
- a CDS encoding DNA repair protein Rad50, with protein sequence MAKKKSKTHEMYDKVASFIKSQCNDNFTLKTSLNEIADKVLEIEKMYFKKKKYDIRHENIIEIICYELVFKANKIRLSSLNYWDLVEIINKWFFKAKIELVSMVDSPHTGYMDNIKEVYLKATPGLEEFDNLVKTYFELIRLKNSGLDVNKFLEDTNNQLCSYPNNFYFKSPYFCNLLTEIIVEAGEKKEKKLI
- a CDS encoding N-6 DNA methylase, producing MEDNLNLFGFGQLPKKEIVREASIKNIVKKIQDLDHKYNYDEIFFDWVRCMFYTYANTCNKVGYSDREEKFKRIVDKHGKEVIEIFLECHAELVMLFEKEIDDYLGKIYHELGIHNKMKGQFFTPFHLSKLMAETRVNELIKELNSKKRIKITDAACGSGCLMLGILAVLKEKGINYQKRIFINCSDLDENTIQMAYVQLTIVGAKAKCENKNSLTGEIFGRWDTFNYSISGNTSLDLEVDYGRYKE
- a CDS encoding PH domain-containing protein, which produces MKSLEEIQLMLKECGAKDFFGTKKEVKELPNIIQDNEVITYATSGFLNNNTWLIVSTNKRVIFLDKGMIFGLKQIEIPLEKINSIGHKKGLILGDIEIWDGASRMKIKNVQKDTLVPFVNAVNKAREELRKPQEAKVFHQQVSSADEILKFKSLLDQGVITQEEFNKKKKELLGL